The genomic stretch AAAGGCGCTGTCTGAACTCGGCGCCGTTCGCCCGAGTGCCGATTTTCGCCGTAATGAAGCGGTTTTTACGGCGCCTTCCGAACTGAGTCTCGACCGCTTGTTCAAAGCGGTTCGCGATGCTGGATACGTGCCAGTCGGTGTCGAATTGCGCGAAGAGCGATGCGTTGAACCGCCCCAATCACAAGTGCGCGAGTATGACTATGATCTCTTGATCATCGGGTCTGGGGCCGCCGCATTCTCAGCGGCGATTGAGGCGGTGAAATTTGACGCGCGAATTGCCATCATTGAACGATCTACCGTCGGTGGCACCTGCGTGAATGTCGGCTGCGTGCCTTCAAAAACAATGCTGCGTGCGGGAGAAATCTATCACCAGGCGGGGAGTCATCCTTTTGCCGGGATCCATACCTCTGTGCGCAGTGTGGACTTAAGCGCGCTTATCGATCAGAAAGACGCGCTGGTGCAGGAGCTTCGCAAACACAAGTACGAAGATTTGATTGATGCCTATGGCTTCAAACTGCTTCATGGCGAAGCGAGGTTTGCCGACGGGCATACGGTGATTGTGAATGAGCAGCGGATCACCGCGGCGAAATTCCTGATTGCGACGGGTGCATCGCCCGAGATTCCTGATATTGAAGGATTGACCGATGTGTCCTATTTGACCAGCACAAGTGCGCTTGATTTGCGCGCGGTTCCGGATCACCTCATTGTGATCGGATCCGGGTTTATTGCACTTGAAATGGGGCAGTTTTTTCGCGATGCGGGAGCGCGCGTCACCTTGATCCAGCGCAGCGAGCGCCTTTTGCCTTCGCATGAGCCAGAGATTTCGGATGCCGTTCGACAGTTTTTACAGAGCCAGGGCATTGACGTGATCTGTAGCGCAACGTATGAGCGAATCAGCGAGGTGGATGGAATCAAATCGGTTCATCTTGTTGTACAGGGCGAGGCGCGCGTCATTCGCGGTGACGCACTTCTTGTGGCGGCAGGTCGCGCGCCGAATACGGCGGGGCTCGATCTTGAGAAGGCGAATGTGCGGATTGGCGAGAAGGGGCAGGTCCTTGTTGTCGACGGCATGCGAACAAGCAATCCGGATGTGTATGCGGCGGGCGACGTGACGCTTGGACCCCAGTTTGTGTATGTAGCTGCGCACCAAGGGGCGATCGCCGCGAGTAATGCGGTGGGCAAGGAAGGTCGAAAGGTTGATTTGCGCGCGGTTCCAAGTGTGATCTTTACACATCCGGCCATTGCCTCGGTGGGAATGACAGAAGAGAAAGCAAAGGCGCACGGACACGATACGCGCGTGTCGGTCGTGCCGCTTGATGCGGTGCCGCGCGCGCTCGCCAATCACGACACGACAGGCGTACTTAAACTCGTCGCCGACGCAAAAACGCGAAAAATTCTCGGCGTACACGTGGTCGCCGAGAATGCGGGAGACGTCATTTACAGTGGGGTGCTTGCGATCAAGTTCGGATTGACAATCGATGACATCGCAGGGACACTTGCGCCATACCTCACCATGGCTGAAGGATTGAAACTAGCGGCGCTCACTTTTGATCGAGATGTGTCGACACTGTCATGCTGCGCCGGTTAATGCGCGCCCATTCGCTCCATGATGCGCGACACAGTGACCTCG from Ferroacidibacillus organovorans encodes the following:
- the merA gene encoding mercury(II) reductase, with the translated sequence MTCTDCENHIVKALSELGAVRPSADFRRNEAVFTAPSELSLDRLFKAVRDAGYVPVGVELREERCVEPPQSQVREYDYDLLIIGSGAAAFSAAIEAVKFDARIAIIERSTVGGTCVNVGCVPSKTMLRAGEIYHQAGSHPFAGIHTSVRSVDLSALIDQKDALVQELRKHKYEDLIDAYGFKLLHGEARFADGHTVIVNEQRITAAKFLIATGASPEIPDIEGLTDVSYLTSTSALDLRAVPDHLIVIGSGFIALEMGQFFRDAGARVTLIQRSERLLPSHEPEISDAVRQFLQSQGIDVICSATYERISEVDGIKSVHLVVQGEARVIRGDALLVAAGRAPNTAGLDLEKANVRIGEKGQVLVVDGMRTSNPDVYAAGDVTLGPQFVYVAAHQGAIAASNAVGKEGRKVDLRAVPSVIFTHPAIASVGMTEEKAKAHGHDTRVSVVPLDAVPRALANHDTTGVLKLVADAKTRKILGVHVVAENAGDVIYSGVLAIKFGLTIDDIAGTLAPYLTMAEGLKLAALTFDRDVSTLSCCAG